A window of the Deinococcus aquiradiocola genome harbors these coding sequences:
- a CDS encoding GGDEF domain-containing protein — protein sequence MSAFRSVPTPLLDLERAWAVRDEDPVLARHLALTFRPAAPAPPQVDVVLAYLEWRDGNLPASLHRSHQAIRDLQREPLSAWHGRAVNTLACLESRLNRPDQAVRLYDEQIRVARQVQDDELEASGQHDLGVELRASDPDRAREHVLTALQRFRQLGYGFGVAIALTNLAQFAQDAGQHEQALTYLEEALTYPGLHHRPEVEAEAVHTTLLSLDALGRTTRVPELEARLAALAAQNPGSELRIDVALALTRHGDPHLALRLLPPEVEFARSLGTHVSLPRLHEALSRAHAELGHDHDALLHLRATLDFERATHASERRKVYRSLEVLHRIQALEEAAENERRQSAALQEHVRELQALNDRIRELSRTDGLTGLSNRDHLFRRGETLALNATPDAPLGVAIIDIDHFKAVNDTYGHPFGDTVLRRLAGLLREHAAPQDVIARYGGEEFVLLRPAEAAEDLARTAQHVVDAIRNLTWPDLPHPFRVTVSIGVAEATTPDFEMALATADRHLYHVKHTGRDGVAWHT from the coding sequence ATGAGCGCCTTCCGGAGCGTCCCGACCCCCCTGCTGGACCTGGAACGCGCCTGGGCCGTGAGGGACGAGGATCCGGTCCTCGCCCGGCACCTCGCGCTGACGTTCCGTCCTGCTGCACCTGCTCCGCCGCAGGTGGACGTGGTCCTCGCGTACCTCGAATGGCGCGACGGAAACCTCCCGGCCAGCCTGCACCGCTCACACCAGGCGATCCGTGACCTGCAGCGCGAACCGCTCAGCGCGTGGCACGGCCGGGCCGTGAACACCCTCGCCTGCCTGGAAAGCCGACTGAACCGGCCCGATCAGGCGGTGCGCCTGTACGACGAGCAGATCCGCGTCGCGCGCCAGGTGCAGGACGACGAACTCGAGGCGTCCGGCCAGCACGACCTCGGTGTGGAACTGCGCGCCAGCGACCCTGACCGCGCTCGCGAGCACGTCCTGACCGCCCTGCAGCGTTTCCGGCAGCTCGGGTACGGGTTCGGTGTCGCCATTGCCCTCACCAACCTCGCGCAGTTCGCGCAGGACGCCGGACAGCACGAGCAGGCCCTCACGTACCTGGAGGAGGCGCTCACGTACCCCGGCCTGCATCACCGCCCGGAGGTGGAGGCCGAAGCGGTCCACACGACCCTCCTGAGCCTCGACGCGCTCGGCCGCACCACCCGGGTGCCGGAACTCGAAGCGCGCCTCGCCGCCCTCGCTGCACAGAACCCTGGCTCCGAACTCCGCATCGACGTCGCGCTCGCCCTCACCCGGCACGGCGACCCTCACCTCGCCCTGCGCCTCCTGCCGCCCGAGGTGGAGTTCGCCCGGTCCCTCGGCACGCACGTCTCCCTGCCCCGACTGCACGAAGCGCTCAGCCGCGCGCACGCCGAACTCGGCCACGACCACGACGCCCTCCTGCACCTGCGCGCCACCCTCGACTTCGAACGGGCGACGCACGCCTCGGAACGCCGCAAGGTGTACCGCAGCCTCGAAGTGCTGCACCGCATCCAGGCACTCGAGGAGGCCGCCGAGAACGAACGCCGCCAGAGCGCCGCGCTGCAGGAGCACGTGCGGGAACTCCAGGCCCTCAACGACCGCATCCGGGAACTCAGCCGCACCGACGGTCTCACGGGCCTGTCGAACCGCGACCACCTGTTCCGGCGCGGCGAGACGCTCGCCCTGAACGCCACCCCGGACGCGCCGCTCGGCGTGGCGATCATCGACATCGACCACTTCAAGGCCGTGAACGACACGTACGGCCACCCCTTCGGCGACACCGTCCTGCGCCGACTCGCGGGCCTGCTGCGCGAGCACGCCGCCCCGCAGGACGTCATCGCCCGCTACGGCGGGGAGGAATTCGTGCTGCTGCGCCCCGCAGAGGCTGCCGAAGACCTCGCACGCACTGCGCAGCACGTCGTCGACGCCATCCGCAACCTGACGTGGCCGGACCTGCCGCATCCCTTTCGCGTGACCGTCAGCATCGGCGTGGCGGAGGCGACCACCCCGGACTTCGAGATGGCCCTCGCGACCGCCGACCGGCACCTGTACCACGTCAAACACACGGGCCGCGACGGCGTCGCCTGGCACACCTGA
- a CDS encoding MIP/aquaporin family protein, with product MPVPLPRAVAAELLGTFALTFFGPGAAVVDAQTGQLGHMGVAAVFGLTVAAVIAALAPISGAHINPAATLALTLAGKFPARRALPYVGAQLLGAALAAYLLLALFGLRGDLGVTVPAVGTGRAFLLEAVMTFFLLLVALRSGLPWTVGAAVALEAAVGGPVTGASMNPARSFGPALASGIWTAHWLYWAAPMLGAVLAVAANRFLSPAAPVEPEPHGAQEFAPRGGQA from the coding sequence GTGCCTGTGCCGCTGCCGCGCGCCGTGGCGGCCGAACTGCTGGGCACCTTCGCGCTGACGTTCTTCGGGCCGGGCGCGGCGGTGGTGGACGCGCAGACGGGTCAGCTGGGCCACATGGGGGTGGCCGCGGTGTTCGGGCTGACGGTGGCCGCCGTCATCGCGGCCCTCGCGCCAATCAGCGGGGCGCACATCAATCCGGCCGCGACGCTCGCGCTGACGCTGGCCGGAAAGTTCCCGGCGCGCCGGGCGCTGCCATACGTCGGCGCGCAGCTGCTCGGGGCCGCACTGGCGGCGTACCTGCTGCTGGCGTTGTTCGGCCTGCGCGGCGACCTGGGCGTGACGGTCCCGGCAGTCGGGACGGGGCGCGCGTTCCTGCTGGAGGCGGTCATGACGTTCTTCCTGCTGCTGGTGGCGCTCCGCAGCGGTCTGCCGTGGACGGTGGGGGCCGCGGTGGCGCTGGAGGCGGCGGTGGGCGGCCCGGTCACGGGCGCGAGCATGAATCCCGCCCGCAGTTTCGGTCCGGCGCTCGCGAGCGGCATCTGGACCGCGCACTGGCTGTACTGGGCGGCCCCGATGCTGGGCGCGGTCCTGGCGGTCGCCGCGAACCGTTTCCTGAGTCCGGCAGCACCGGTCGAACCTGAACCTCACGGGGCGCAGGAGTTCGCGCCACGCGGCGGGCAGGCGTGA
- a CDS encoding ArsR/SmtB family transcription factor: MTAARQPPVLDLLKALASEVRFELVRILAHGEHCVCDLEAVLGLPQSKVSYHLAVLKDVGLVSSEQRGKNSYYRLQHGPLYLLGGELLAALLTPDPALTQRIRSVC; this comes from the coding sequence ATGACTGCCGCTCGCCAGCCACCGGTGCTCGACCTGCTGAAGGCGCTCGCGAGCGAGGTCCGCTTTGAACTGGTACGGATCCTGGCGCACGGCGAGCACTGCGTCTGCGATCTGGAGGCGGTGCTGGGGTTACCGCAGTCGAAGGTGTCGTACCACCTGGCGGTCCTGAAGGACGTGGGACTGGTGAGCAGCGAGCAGCGCGGCAAGAACAGTTACTATCGCCTGCAGCACGGGCCGCTGTACCTGCTGGGCGGCGAGTTGCTCGCTGCGCTGCTGACGCCTGACCCGGCGTTGACGCAACGAATCAGATCGGTGTGTTAG
- a CDS encoding PucR family transcriptional regulator, translating into MTDALPLPDLGVSRPLLVQDLLHLPVLVGATLLAGHAGLGMVVRRAHTVEQPDPERWVRGGELLLTTGAGWAGRVTPETFVRRAARAGVSALLVAEGRDALTVTPAMRRAADARNLPLLSLPWQVPFVDVLDAISAELMNRQQALIVASERIHQALTQAAVTVATVDALLDRFAGILRTDVQFSPAGTPLPGPDGAWAAVPVTIGREDVGRLRGVLQPDRDPDLQARALEHAATILALHLSQARTGALIEARLRYAALDALFSGGWTDTPSVRARAAALGYLPQQPYRVCLSAVTGGEALAPHVPEQPEAFLQREALARHVAQRLQAHGVPALLTVNLNRVEFLLPDDPALVRRFTATAPGETESVTLIGPRCERPEDLPAAHAELSRAFRGVTGPGVHHYEDLLLPRLLGSVSDLAALRAFHARLLGRLDAPGVPGHLRVTLQALVDSGFQQAWTARQLGVHLNTLTARVQRLETLLELDLGAPFTRFELSLALHLERLGPPR; encoded by the coding sequence ATGACCGACGCGCTGCCCTTGCCGGACCTCGGCGTGTCCCGCCCGCTGCTCGTGCAGGACCTGCTGCACCTGCCGGTCCTGGTGGGCGCCACGCTGCTCGCCGGGCACGCGGGCCTGGGCATGGTGGTACGCCGCGCGCACACGGTGGAGCAGCCGGACCCGGAACGCTGGGTGCGCGGCGGCGAGCTGCTCCTCACGACCGGCGCGGGCTGGGCGGGCCGCGTCACGCCCGAAACCTTCGTGCGGCGGGCCGCGCGTGCAGGCGTGTCGGCGCTCCTCGTCGCGGAAGGCCGGGACGCGCTGACCGTCACGCCTGCCATGCGGCGCGCCGCGGACGCCCGCAACCTGCCGCTGCTGAGCCTGCCGTGGCAGGTGCCGTTCGTGGACGTGCTGGACGCCATCAGCGCCGAACTCATGAACCGGCAGCAGGCGCTGATCGTCGCGAGCGAACGCATCCACCAGGCGCTCACGCAGGCGGCCGTCACGGTCGCCACGGTCGACGCCCTCCTCGACCGCTTCGCGGGCATTCTGCGCACCGACGTGCAGTTCAGTCCTGCCGGAACGCCGCTCCCCGGTCCGGACGGTGCGTGGGCGGCCGTGCCCGTCACCATCGGCCGGGAGGACGTCGGGCGACTGCGCGGCGTGCTGCAGCCGGACCGCGATCCGGACCTGCAGGCGCGCGCGCTGGAGCACGCGGCCACCATCCTGGCGCTGCACCTCTCGCAGGCGCGTACCGGGGCACTCATCGAGGCGCGCCTGCGCTACGCGGCGCTCGACGCGCTGTTCAGCGGCGGGTGGACCGACACGCCCAGCGTCCGCGCGCGCGCCGCCGCGCTCGGCTACCTGCCGCAGCAGCCGTACCGCGTGTGCCTGAGCGCCGTGACAGGCGGAGAAGCGCTCGCCCCGCACGTCCCGGAACAGCCGGAGGCGTTCCTGCAGCGCGAGGCGCTCGCCCGGCACGTCGCGCAGCGCCTCCAGGCGCACGGCGTGCCCGCCCTCCTGACCGTGAACCTCAACCGCGTGGAGTTCCTGCTGCCGGACGACCCGGCCCTGGTGCGGCGCTTCACGGCCACCGCACCCGGCGAGACGGAAAGCGTCACCCTGATCGGCCCGCGCTGCGAGCGCCCGGAAGACCTGCCCGCCGCGCATGCCGAACTGTCACGCGCGTTCCGGGGCGTCACCGGTCCCGGCGTGCACCACTACGAGGACCTGCTGCTCCCCAGACTGCTCGGCAGCGTGTCGGACCTCGCCGCGCTCCGCGCCTTCCACGCGCGCCTCCTCGGGCGGCTCGACGCGCCCGGCGTGCCGGGCCACCTGCGCGTGACGCTGCAGGCCCTCGTGGACAGCGGATTCCAGCAGGCCTGGACGGCCCGGCAGCTGGGCGTGCACCTCAACACCCTGACGGCGCGCGTGCAGCGCCTGGAGACGCTGCTGGAACTGGACCTCGGCGCGCCCTTCACGCGCTTCGAGCTGAGCCTCGCGCTGCACCTCGAACGCCTCGGCCCGCCCCGCTGA
- a CDS encoding branched-chain amino acid ABC transporter substrate-binding protein, with the protein MTHRTLTLTALTALLTLGAAQALPVIKLATLSPLSGGQSDQGLQIRNATQLAVAAYQARFKAAGFELQLVTYDDQADPTTGTALARRIAADPAILALIGTYNSGVAVPVSDVLLGAHIPMITPSATGVKVTARGLPNVNRVVARDDAQGSAIGKFIATTLKAKKVYMLDDKTAYGQGLASEVEKYLRAHGVTILASEGTEEKSDFSSIISKIKALNPDAVFFGGIFNQGAPFVKQLRESGVTSAVMGGDGWDSSEFQRLAGSTASGVMYTATAAPASSLPKAATFAALYRKTFNADVQGFGVTAYDAANIALGTILNLARKSGGKVPDHAAVEAGIRASRTTGLLSGTVQFDKLGDRLDARIFVIRIQPDLSIKVVDAVSADK; encoded by the coding sequence ATGACGCACCGCACGCTCACCCTGACGGCCCTCACCGCCCTCCTGACGCTCGGCGCCGCCCAGGCCCTGCCGGTCATCAAGCTCGCCACGCTCAGCCCGCTCTCCGGCGGGCAGTCCGACCAGGGCCTGCAGATCCGCAACGCGACGCAGCTCGCCGTGGCCGCGTACCAGGCGCGCTTCAAGGCCGCCGGATTCGAGCTGCAGCTCGTCACGTACGACGACCAGGCCGACCCGACCACCGGTACGGCCCTCGCACGCCGCATCGCCGCCGACCCGGCCATCCTGGCGCTCATCGGGACGTACAACTCCGGCGTGGCCGTTCCTGTCAGCGACGTGCTGCTCGGCGCGCACATCCCCATGATCACGCCGTCCGCGACGGGCGTGAAGGTCACGGCGCGCGGCCTGCCGAACGTGAACCGTGTCGTGGCGCGCGACGACGCGCAGGGCAGCGCCATCGGCAAGTTCATCGCCACGACCCTCAAGGCCAAAAAGGTCTACATGCTCGACGACAAGACCGCCTACGGGCAGGGCCTCGCGAGCGAGGTCGAGAAGTACCTGCGCGCGCACGGCGTCACCATCCTCGCGTCCGAGGGCACCGAGGAGAAGAGCGACTTCTCCAGCATCATCAGCAAGATCAAGGCCCTCAACCCGGACGCGGTGTTCTTCGGCGGCATCTTCAACCAGGGCGCGCCCTTCGTGAAGCAGCTGCGCGAGTCGGGCGTCACGTCCGCCGTGATGGGCGGCGACGGCTGGGATTCCTCCGAATTCCAGAGACTGGCGGGCAGCACCGCCAGCGGCGTCATGTACACCGCGACGGCCGCGCCCGCCAGTTCCCTCCCGAAGGCAGCCACCTTCGCGGCGCTGTACCGCAAGACCTTCAACGCGGACGTGCAGGGCTTCGGTGTGACCGCCTACGACGCGGCGAACATCGCGCTCGGCACCATCCTGAACCTCGCCCGCAAGAGCGGCGGCAAGGTCCCGGACCACGCGGCCGTCGAGGCGGGCATCCGTGCCTCCAGAACGACGGGCCTGCTGAGCGGCACCGTGCAGTTCGACAAGCTCGGCGACCGGCTCGACGCGCGGATCTTCGTGATCCGCATCCAGCCGGACCTGTCCATCAAGGTCGTGGACGCCGTCAGCGCCGACAAATAA
- a CDS encoding arsenate reductase ArsC: protein MTRVLILCTHNSARSQMAEGLTRRAAQRLGLDLEVFSAGTEATRVKEDAATVMAEIGVDLGTHRSKTLHDVPDPWNFEYVVTVCDSAAEACPTYPARTTRRHYPFVDPSGGSLERWRAVRDQLDLQFVSFVEALRDGRPVPDSYEDSPAVSVA, encoded by the coding sequence ATGACCCGCGTCCTGATCCTCTGCACCCACAACAGCGCCCGCAGCCAGATGGCCGAGGGCCTGACCCGCCGGGCTGCCCAGCGGCTTGGCCTCGACCTGGAGGTGTTCAGCGCCGGGACGGAAGCCACGCGCGTCAAGGAGGACGCGGCGACCGTGATGGCGGAGATCGGCGTGGACCTCGGCACGCACCGCAGCAAGACGCTGCACGACGTGCCGGACCCCTGGAACTTCGAGTACGTGGTGACGGTGTGCGACAGTGCCGCCGAGGCCTGCCCCACGTACCCCGCCCGCACCACACGGCGGCACTACCCGTTCGTGGACCCGAGCGGCGGGAGCCTGGAGCGCTGGCGGGCCGTGCGTGACCAGCTGGACCTGCAGTTCGTCTCGTTCGTGGAGGCCCTCAGGGACGGCCGCCCGGTGCCGGACAGTTACGAGGACAGTCCCGCCGTGTCGGTGGCCTGA
- a CDS encoding sensor domain-containing protein: protein MAANPARDDRVVLDAITRSIDPVLVLEPLTLEVLAVSEAFGTWSGHDAATLPGTDVLKIVAAHEREAFRRNVTTFGAELKLPTRRDSTFRDPRGHPIHAQIRGVRFELPGGRRAVMIVIRPSPAQSGEVTFYHRLLQDLPLPVSVLDEQGRYLYVNPAAVPDAALRDVVTGRRDRDAAAALQLDEPALQRREAELASVLATREPRRWTETIGDRLYERTFISAREPTTDRDLVISCATDLPERLQQTERLRLLEGGMNATSAPVCLLDAETLQVVYANAAFISLVGQRQDILGTCPLDWPWDRRDRPEVERLFGRMRSNPDAPIVMDLRFSASSQWWEVSATPMPPDDPGPGQRQTPHWALLLRDVRVQRQASVFLQSFAAAAVTSLGGAPLEEVLEWMFHGLKEATPGWTPGVVTLDEPVMRTIGPVLPELRASLQDYLSEDARRLWARRDPDRQARPHVIQHVWERLNLGTLVDGQWRPAVGTSVEVPLYDHARELLGVLALTHPQRLEATTQVQDLAEHVAGHVALFIDRQRHQDRLERLAYRDSLTGLLNRDGFARSVAAFLGTPDAPPRALALMDLNRFKFVNDTLGHDVGDDLLRGVGERLQAELVRFPVLSLARMGGDEFALLLDDPAHIEAVSAAVQNAVSRPFDISGRSLRVGVAIGWSLAPDHGDTLASLMRQADTAMYQAKRSGQLWQAYLPSSQPRISHLALEAAMYEGLSGGQFTLVYQPQVRCDTRAVTGAEALLRWTHPTLGPVSPAEFIPVAEATGLITDIGTFVLREALHEAAHWPAHLRLSVNVSPVQLRNSRFPAHLAVLLRAARFPPERLMLEITETAIINDLSAVTYAIHELNALGVRVAIDDFGTGYSTLMTLRHLLAHELKIDRAFVNELDRPGRDGRENRAIVQATLALASALALHVVAEGVETEAQADLLAELGCPTMQGWLIAPGVPPAEFRNRFADAPLLP from the coding sequence ATGGCTGCAAACCCTGCTCGAGACGACCGTGTCGTTCTCGACGCCATCACCCGCAGCATCGATCCCGTCCTGGTGCTGGAGCCGCTCACCCTCGAGGTGCTGGCCGTCTCCGAGGCGTTCGGCACCTGGAGCGGCCACGACGCCGCGACCCTCCCCGGCACGGACGTCCTGAAGATCGTCGCCGCGCACGAACGCGAGGCGTTCCGCCGGAACGTGACGACCTTCGGCGCCGAGCTGAAACTGCCCACGCGCCGCGACAGCACCTTCCGCGACCCGCGCGGCCACCCCATCCACGCGCAGATCCGCGGTGTGCGCTTCGAGCTGCCGGGCGGTCGGCGCGCCGTCATGATCGTCATCCGGCCGAGCCCGGCACAGTCGGGCGAGGTGACCTTCTATCACCGGCTGCTGCAGGACCTGCCGCTGCCCGTCAGCGTGCTGGACGAGCAGGGCCGTTACCTGTACGTCAACCCGGCCGCCGTGCCGGACGCTGCCCTGCGAGACGTCGTGACAGGGCGGCGTGACCGGGACGCCGCCGCCGCACTGCAGCTTGACGAACCCGCCCTGCAGCGGCGCGAAGCGGAACTCGCGTCCGTTCTCGCCACGCGCGAACCTCGGCGCTGGACCGAAACGATCGGTGACCGGCTCTACGAACGGACCTTCATCTCCGCGCGCGAGCCCACCACCGACCGCGACCTCGTGATCTCCTGCGCCACAGACCTCCCGGAGCGCCTGCAGCAGACCGAACGCCTCCGCCTGCTGGAGGGCGGCATGAACGCCACCTCCGCGCCTGTCTGCCTGCTCGACGCGGAAACCCTGCAGGTCGTGTACGCCAACGCGGCCTTCATCTCGCTCGTCGGCCAGCGGCAGGACATTCTCGGTACGTGCCCGCTCGACTGGCCGTGGGACCGCCGCGACCGGCCGGAAGTCGAACGGCTGTTCGGCCGCATGCGGAGCAACCCGGACGCGCCGATCGTCATGGACCTGCGCTTCTCCGCCAGCAGCCAGTGGTGGGAGGTGAGCGCCACCCCCATGCCCCCGGACGACCCCGGGCCAGGGCAGCGGCAGACGCCCCACTGGGCCCTGCTGCTGCGTGACGTGCGCGTACAGCGGCAGGCGAGCGTGTTCCTGCAGAGTTTCGCGGCGGCGGCCGTCACGTCCCTCGGAGGCGCGCCGCTCGAAGAGGTGCTGGAGTGGATGTTCCACGGCCTGAAGGAGGCCACGCCCGGCTGGACACCCGGCGTCGTCACGCTCGACGAGCCCGTCATGCGCACCATCGGTCCCGTCCTGCCGGAACTGCGCGCCAGCCTGCAGGACTACCTGAGTGAAGACGCCCGCCGACTCTGGGCGCGGCGCGACCCGGACCGGCAGGCGCGCCCTCACGTCATTCAACACGTGTGGGAGCGGCTGAACCTCGGGACGCTCGTGGACGGCCAGTGGCGGCCCGCCGTCGGGACGAGCGTCGAGGTGCCGCTCTACGACCACGCCCGCGAACTGCTCGGCGTGCTGGCCCTGACGCACCCGCAGCGCCTGGAGGCCACCACGCAGGTGCAGGACCTTGCGGAGCACGTCGCGGGGCACGTGGCGCTCTTCATCGACCGGCAACGGCACCAGGACCGTCTGGAGCGCCTCGCCTACCGCGACTCCCTGACCGGCCTGCTGAACCGTGACGGGTTCGCGCGGTCGGTCGCTGCCTTCCTCGGCACGCCTGACGCGCCCCCGCGCGCTCTGGCCCTGATGGACCTCAACCGCTTCAAGTTCGTGAACGACACGCTCGGCCACGACGTCGGCGACGACCTGCTGCGCGGCGTCGGAGAGCGCCTGCAGGCCGAACTCGTCCGCTTCCCGGTCCTGTCGCTCGCACGGATGGGCGGCGACGAGTTCGCGCTGCTTCTCGACGATCCCGCGCACATCGAGGCCGTGAGCGCCGCCGTCCAGAACGCCGTGAGCCGACCCTTCGACATCTCCGGCCGTTCCCTGCGCGTCGGTGTCGCCATCGGCTGGAGTCTCGCGCCGGACCACGGCGACACGCTCGCGAGCCTGATGCGTCAGGCCGACACCGCCATGTACCAGGCCAAACGCAGCGGCCAGCTGTGGCAGGCCTACCTGCCGTCCTCCCAGCCGCGCATCTCGCACCTCGCACTGGAAGCGGCGATGTACGAGGGCCTGAGCGGCGGCCAGTTCACGCTCGTGTATCAGCCGCAGGTGCGCTGCGACACCCGCGCCGTCACGGGCGCCGAGGCGCTGCTCCGCTGGACGCATCCCACGCTCGGCCCCGTGTCGCCCGCCGAGTTCATCCCGGTGGCCGAGGCGACCGGACTGATCACGGACATCGGCACCTTCGTGCTGCGAGAGGCGCTGCACGAAGCGGCCCACTGGCCCGCGCACCTCAGGCTCAGCGTGAACGTCTCACCGGTCCAGCTGCGCAACTCCCGTTTCCCGGCCCACCTCGCCGTGCTGCTGCGAGCCGCGCGTTTCCCACCGGAGCGCCTGATGCTCGAGATCACGGAAACCGCCATCATTAACGACCTGAGCGCCGTGACGTACGCCATCCACGAACTGAACGCGCTCGGCGTTCGTGTCGCCATCGACGACTTCGGCACCGGGTACTCCACCCTCATGACGCTGCGGCACCTGCTCGCGCACGAACTGAAGATCGACCGGGCCTTCGTGAACGAACTCGACCGGCCCGGCCGTGACGGCCGCGAGAACCGCGCCATCGTGCAGGCCACCCTGGCCCTCGCCAGTGCGCTCGCACTGCACGTCGTCGCCGAGGGCGTCGAGACGGAGGCCCAGGCGGACCTGCTCGCCGAGCTCGGCTGCCCCACCATGCAGGGCTGGCTGATCGCGCCCGGCGTGCCCCCCGCAGAGTTCCGCAACCGCTTCGCGGACGCGCCACTCCTCCCCTGA
- a CDS encoding GGDEF domain-containing response regulator codes for MNVLIVDDSPLMRAMLASALTPTGAAVTAPATLDDARTLLGMPGGVTDVDVLLLDLVMPDTDGLTFLRELRAHPHLEDLSVIMVTAMQEEDRLDEAFAAGANDYVTKPVRPGALCARASSAARLTRALRSRREREAELKMLNDRLADLNAQLETLSLTDGLTGISNRRAFDQGYERALALHTRTGLPVTLLLLDIDHFKRYNDTLGHPAGDACLQQVARVVRSQVNRAADVVARYGGEEFAVLLLDTHLQGGRCVADRILAALRDAAIPHPAHPLGQVTVSIGVAGHGLSGMVSLKDAADEALYRAKAAGRARAVVWGETDAAPAT; via the coding sequence GTGAATGTCCTGATCGTCGACGACAGCCCCCTGATGCGCGCCATGCTCGCGAGCGCCCTCACGCCCACCGGCGCGGCCGTCACCGCGCCCGCGACGCTGGACGACGCGCGCACCCTGCTCGGCATGCCGGGCGGCGTCACGGACGTGGACGTGCTGCTGCTCGACCTGGTGATGCCGGACACGGACGGCCTGACCTTCCTGCGTGAACTGCGCGCCCACCCGCACCTGGAGGACCTGAGCGTCATCATGGTGACGGCCATGCAGGAGGAGGACCGGCTGGACGAGGCCTTCGCGGCGGGCGCCAACGACTACGTCACCAAGCCGGTCCGGCCCGGCGCGCTGTGCGCGCGTGCGTCCAGCGCGGCCCGCCTGACGCGCGCCCTGCGGTCCCGGCGGGAACGCGAAGCGGAGCTCAAGATGCTCAACGATCGGCTCGCGGACCTGAACGCGCAGCTGGAGACGCTGTCGCTCACGGACGGCCTGACGGGCATCTCGAACCGCCGCGCCTTCGATCAGGGGTACGAGCGGGCCCTGGCGCTGCACACGCGGACGGGCCTGCCGGTCACGCTGCTGCTGCTCGACATCGATCATTTCAAGCGGTACAACGACACGCTCGGGCACCCGGCAGGCGACGCGTGCCTGCAGCAGGTCGCGCGGGTGGTCCGGTCGCAGGTGAACCGCGCGGCGGACGTGGTCGCGCGCTACGGCGGCGAGGAGTTCGCGGTGCTGCTGCTGGACACGCACCTGCAGGGCGGGCGGTGCGTGGCGGACCGCATCCTGGCGGCCCTGCGGGACGCGGCGATCCCGCACCCGGCGCACCCGCTGGGGCAGGTGACGGTCAGCATCGGCGTGGCCGGGCACGGGCTGTCCGGGATGGTGTCGCTGAAGGATGCTGCGGACGAGGCGCTGTACCGCGCGAAGGCCGCCGGGCGGGCGCGGGCGGTGGTGTGGGGCGAGACGGACGCGGCACCCGCCACCTGA
- a CDS encoding metallophosphoesterase family protein gives MKVAVFGDVHGNRFALEAVAADIGRHRPDVWVNLGDQVFGGADPAGAFRLQQDLRATYGVHEVRGNTDERLGQPLTDATEKCVTLEWLHALLPPGAGAHVAGLPTTLTVAGGEVLAAHGTPHSAWTALLLDGKAWADDALVLDRLGDTGRAKVVVVGHSHREHVRQVGAVSVVNVGAVSRQRDGSPLARWTLLEGEGDVWNVTLRRVQYDVQGAAAWAETHAPGGTREAAQLRTGRKER, from the coding sequence GTGAAGGTCGCGGTGTTCGGGGACGTGCACGGCAACCGCTTCGCGCTGGAAGCCGTGGCTGCAGACATCGGGCGCCACCGGCCGGACGTGTGGGTGAACCTGGGCGATCAGGTGTTCGGCGGGGCGGACCCGGCGGGCGCGTTCCGGCTGCAGCAGGACCTGAGAGCGACGTATGGCGTGCACGAGGTGCGCGGCAACACGGACGAACGGCTCGGTCAGCCGCTCACGGACGCCACCGAGAAATGCGTGACGCTCGAATGGCTGCACGCGCTTCTGCCGCCGGGAGCGGGCGCCCACGTGGCCGGTCTGCCCACCACGCTCACCGTGGCGGGCGGGGAGGTGCTGGCGGCGCACGGCACGCCTCACAGTGCCTGGACGGCACTGCTGCTCGACGGGAAGGCCTGGGCGGACGACGCTCTCGTGCTGGACCGGCTGGGCGACACCGGGCGGGCGAAGGTGGTGGTGGTCGGGCATTCGCACCGGGAGCACGTGCGACAGGTCGGGGCGGTGAGCGTCGTGAACGTGGGGGCCGTCAGCCGTCAGCGGGACGGCTCGCCACTCGCCCGCTGGACCCTGCTGGAAGGCGAGGGCGACGTGTGGAACGTGACGTTACGGCGCGTTCAGTACGACGTTCAGGGGGCCGCCGCGTGGGCCGAGACGCACGCGCCGGGCGGGACGCGCGAGGCGGCGCAACTCCGGACGGGCCGCAAGGAACGGTAG